ACCTGAATTGTGCTCGACGCGCTGACCGCCACCGCCGCCACGAACGCGCGGGACAGCAACCAAGAAAGCGCCACATCGCCCACCGGTTCACCCAGCTCGCCAGCGATGCGGCGAATCTCTCTGAGTGCCGTGACCACCGTCTGGCGAAGGCTCTCCCGGCGGCTGCCCCGCCCCCCGGACGGCGCCAGCTGAAAATGCGGCAGCCGCGCAACATGAGGCGGCAGCTCGCCTTCCGGATCGTACCGCCCCGCCAGCAGGCCCAGCAGCAAGGGTGACGTCGCGATCAGCGGAAGTCGGGCCTTTCGGCACACTGCCTCCAGTTCGATCTCCACCCCCCGAAACAGCAAGTTGTAATCGGCCGCAACCACCACAGGCGGCGTGGGAAGCCGCAGCGCCGCCGAAAGCATCGCGCCATCATAGCGGCTGACACCGAACCCACGAATTTTCTTCTCCTCTCGAAGCTTCGCCAATGTGGGCAGAATTTCCCTCGGTTCGAGGTGCGGATGACGCCGATCCAGCAACACCAGGTCCAACCGGTCGGTCCCCAGCGCCCGAAGGCTCTCCTCCACCGCCCGCAAAATCTCGCGGGGGTGCTGGTGTTCTGGTCCGAGCCGCTTCGCGATCACAATCTGATCCCGCACATCGCCCAGCGCCGCGGCGATGCACTCCTCCGCCATGTGCTCGACGTCATCCTCACAGGTGAGGAAGAAGTTGATGCCGTTCTCCCACGCCGTCCGGAGAATCGCCTGACCGTCATACGGCGACATCGCGCTCCCCCCGGGGCGGCCTGTGATCGCGCAGGTCGCCAGCGCGATCCGGGAAACCTCGCAACCCGTGGTGCCCAATGGCGCACTTTTCATGCTCGACTCCTGCCGGAGCGGCAGCACTCTATCACGCCGGAGCCCCTCAGGCGATGACGACCCCGGTCAGTCTTGCCCGCGCAAAACGCCGTACCATTCCGCCGGCGGTGGACAGACAACGCGCTGGCGCCCCCCGCTGTCGGGATCGTCAAACTCGATTTCCGCCGCATGCAGCCAGTGCCGCTCCGGCCGACGGTGAGGCCCCGCGCCGTACTGCGAATCACCCACGACGGGGTGTCCGAGATGCGCGAGCTGGCAGCGAATCTGATGAGTCACTCCGGTCAGGATCTTCACCCACAGCAGTGTTCGATTTCC
This genomic window from Kiritimatiellia bacterium contains:
- a CDS encoding aldo/keto reductase, which produces MKSAPLGTTGCEVSRIALATCAITGRPGGSAMSPYDGQAILRTAWENGINFFLTCEDDVEHMAEECIAAALGDVRDQIVIAKRLGPEHQHPREILRAVEESLRALGTDRLDLVLLDRRHPHLEPREILPTLAKLREEKKIRGFGVSRYDGAMLSAALRLPTPPVVVAADYNLLFRGVEIELEAVCRKARLPLIATSPLLLGLLAGRYDPEGELPPHVARLPHFQLAPSGGRGSRRESLRQTVVTALREIRRIAGELGEPVGDVALSWLLSRAFVAAVAVSASSTIQVRRNARAGSLVLPPAVCEELAKVTRPVLELLGGGVDLWAPVADR